One Aegilops tauschii subsp. strangulata cultivar AL8/78 chromosome 2, Aet v6.0, whole genome shotgun sequence genomic window, GAATCTCCGAGGTGAACATGTGTACTTGATGATCTTGTGTAGTATTTGTGGACCCATAATGAAAACCGAGTTTAATATTTGAATTGTGCAGTTTAAATGTCGCCTGGGCATGACGACGGACGTTTAGGAAACGGATTTGCCGGGTTTGGGTGTAGATGCTTAGCAGAGCTGGCGGTGAGACGCCAAAGGTTGTAGCGACGTGCGGATGCACTTCGCAACCATCATCCATGATGCAAAAAAATACAGTAACAGCCAACACCGAGAACAGTTCTCATTCGTCAAGTATATTTGTATCCAGCACTATCTAAAACATGAACACCTAAAATCACCAATAAGCTATACTGACATCTCGTATCTCTTCTTGAGAACAATGGCATCGGGGAGATCTCTTCTCCTCTGGTTGCTCCTCTTGTTGCCGTCGTTTGCCATTTCCTCGGCATCGAGTCGTGGCATCCGCCTTGAGCTAACCCACGCAGACACCCGCGGCGACTTCACGGGGATCGAGCGCATCCGTCGCGCTGCCGACCGGAGCCACCGCCGCGTCAACGGCCTCCTCGCCGCTGCCCCTCCATCCCCTGCATCGCTGCAGAGCGGCGGTGCTGATGAAACGGCGGCCGTTCACGCGAGCGCGGCAACGTACCTCGTCGACCTCGCCATCGGCACGCCGCCGCTACCGATCACCGCCGTCCTCGACACGGGCAGCGACCTCATCTGGACGCTGTGCGACGCGCCCTGCCGGAAGTGCTTCCCGCAGCCCACGCCGCTGTACGCGCCGGCCATGTCGGCGACATACGCCAACGTGTCGTGCCGCTCGTCGCTGTGCGAGGCGCTCCGGAACCCGAGGTACCATTGCTCGGCCCCCGATCCCGGCTGTGCGTACTACTTCTCCTACGGCGACGGCACCTCTACAGACGGCGCCCTCGCCACCGAGACGTTGACGCTCGGCTCAGGCACCACCGTGCACGGCATCGCGTTCGGCTGCGGCACGGAGAACCTCGGCAGCACGGACAACTCGTCCGGTGTGGTCGGGATGGGAAGGGGGCCACTCTCGCTGGCGTCTCAGCTGGGCATCACCAGATTCTCCTACTGCTTCACGCCCTTCAGCGAcaaggcggcgagccctctctacCTAGGCCCGTCGGCGACCCTCTCGACCACCGCCCAGTCCACGCCGTTCGCGCCGAACCCAGCCGGCGGGCGCAGGAGCTCATATTACTACCTCACGCTGGAAGGGATCACCGTCGGCGAGACCCTGCTGCCGATCGACCCCGCCGTGTTCCAGCTGTCGCCCATGGGCGGCGGCGGGTTCATCATCGATTCAGGCACGACGTTCACCGCGCTGGAGGAGCGCGCGTTCGTGGTGCTGGCCCGCGCGGTCGCGGCGCGCGTGGGGCTCCCGCTGGCCAGCGGCGCGCACCTCGGGCTCAGCCTCTGCTTCGCTGCACCGGAGGGGAAGaccgaggcggtggacgtgcCGCGCCTGGTGTTCCACTTCGACGGCGCGGACATGGCGCTTCCCAGGGAGAGCTACGTTGTGGAGGACCGGAACGCCGGGGTGGCCTGCCTCGGGATGGTGAGCATGCGGGGGATGTCGGTGCTCGGCAGCCTGCAGCAGCAGAGCATGCACTTTCTGTACGATCTTGAGGGGGGCGTGCTGTCGTTCGAGCCAGCGGAATGCGGCAAGCTATAGGATTGGTGaaagtttttttttcctttttttgaaaAAATTGTTGTATTTTTTTCCGAGGATACGCCAATCGCGTACCTTAGCTTTATAGAAGGAAGAAAAATATGTACAAGAAATTACACATCGCTAGCTAGGAGTCACAGACCGACCCTAAGCAAGCCTCCACACCACTCCCTACCCAAAACCGCAAACCTCGCCGCGTCTCGACCAACACCGGTCATCTCCGAAGAACAGCAACTCCAGCTTCCTTGGATAAACCAGCGACGACCGTACATAGCGCCTGAGAGGAGCGATCCGGGCAGTCGCGAACACCGGAGGAGTGCATCAAAGGGCTTCTCGTCTCCCAGCACAATGCTCTCATCAGAGGAACGACGTCAAAGACACCGCCATCATGTCGATCCTGCGAATCAAGGCTTTCGCCCCGAGGACAATTGCCGCCATCGGGCAACGAGGCAAATGGCAACAAACACGGCGACGCCTCCAGGAAGGAAAATGACATCCACGGATGCCATCATCGTCGGTCCGACCAAAGCCGAACATGATTTTCATCCGTAGCGCTGCACATCTCCACGCCGCCAAGATCATGGCCAGCCCTGACCGATGCCTCGCACCGCCGACGCTGCAGCAACATGCCATCGAAGCCACACCAACGAGAATCACTCCAACCTCACTGCCGAGGGAGGACGCCTCAAGCCACCGCCTGCAGCACAAACGAAGAACCGCAGCATCCGCCGAGCGGTGCAAGGACCAGAACCACCACGACGGCCTTCGCCCGCACCAGGGGACTGCCACCAGATCCGGTCTGATCCGCACCTCGAGCCACTCTCCGGCACCAACTCCGTCGTGGCATCACCATGCGCCTCACACGGCTGCAGCCGAGCGCCCGCTGCCCGCCAGGACCCTTCCTAGCAGGGCctcgcagcgccgccgcctccatggcTGCGCTCACGCCGCCGCCACAGACGGTGCCGGTGCACCACCAACTCCCACCAGCCTGCTGCGCCCTACGCCAGGCTCCAGACGACCGCCGCCAGCACACACCCCGCTGCGAGCCCCGCACACCGACCACCAAGAGGAGCCGGCAACCTCCCAACCCGCGCCAGATCCGGATCGTGGGATCCCAGAATCGCGCACAGAATGCCGAAGCCGACCGCCGCCCGAGCACTGGCGCCACCGTGGAGCCATCAGATCGGGGAGGAAGAAGATGTCGCGCGCCGCCGACCCGCGCGGACCCCGCCACACGCCCGAGCGCCGGCGCCACCGCGGCGCCATCAGatcgggaggaggaggagcccgtgcctcgccgccccgcgcaggccacgccgccgccagcgccgcagCGCCACCAAGTAGGGGAGCCACGCCGCCCAGATCCGCCGGCGGCCCGACGCACGCTGCCGCCGAGCGCCGCCGCGAGGGCCGACCGTCCCGCGCCGCCCAGGAGCCTCGCGAGAGGGGATGAGCCCCGCCGTCGCCGACGCACGCGCAGGCTTTGCCCGGCGCCGTCccctggcggcggcgagggaggaggaggtgaGAAAGGGGAGCGGCGGCGGTGAACTAGGGTTCCGCCCGGGCCGCTCGCGGGAGCGGCACGGGGAACGGGTCTTGCAAGTTTTTTGTACGAGAGGAGGATTGATGCAAGTTAATTGTATCGACTAGGTGACGGCTAGTTTCTTTTTTAGGAAAAGAGGAAAAGAGGGGTTCCCTCCTATTTCAGGGAAACCAAGGTCGTTCACGACAACATCCAGTTGCAAGGACAAGCACCAAGCAGCTAAGATCTAAGATCGTTCTATTACAGATATATAGGGGCTGTTTGGTTGGCTTCCGCAAAAAGCTACCTGACTCAGGCACAATTTTCACGCGTTGGACTTTGAAGGCCTGAGACCAGAATTGCTATTAGGGAGCAGCTGCCTACTAGAACTCCATTCAAACAGCCTCCTACTGCTTACGAGCCTACCACAACACGTAACCAAAGTTCAGGAACGACAAACAAACAACCACGACACCATGCAAAAGACAGCATCAAGAAGGAAGAAGAGTAGTCTTCGATAAGTAGCTCTCAGCCACTAGTCTTGGAATGCCTAACCTCCAACCCTGCGCCGCGCGGTAGACTTCACTTGCCACCTGTTTCATTAGCCTTGCCTCTAGTATCAGCGTTTTCCCCGTTGGTTCCTTTATCTGCAAAACGGCCCAATCCGATATGCAGTTACAAATCAGTTTCATCAAACTCATAGGATCATAAATTTTCTTTCTAGAAAATGCAGGTGGCGGCTAGTTAATCTGCAGAGAAATGTTTCTTCATAACCGTTAAAATAAGGTGTGATTCATCTATCTTTTGCCACCTGTTACATCTCTTATCTCTtcctccctccgtcccaaaatgaGTGTTGTGGTGTTAGTTCAAATTCCTTCGTCTCAAAACaagtgtcgtggttttagttcatcTTACAACCCAAAATTAGTGTCGTGGTTTCAGTTCAAATTGCACTATCCCAAATAAGGGTCGTGGTTTTAGTAAAAAAAAATAAGTGTCATGGTTttagtttaaatttgaactaaaaccacgacacttaTTCGGGATGGAGGCAATATTTGCTACTAATAAATGCGGTCAGTCTTTTGGCACTCTTTTGTTAAAGGATGGTTTCAGATGTGCTCATTTATTGTTTTATATTATACTAGCATTTTCTCTTTACTCAATTATTAATACTATGTCATGTTGCCAGTATGCTTAGTTGGCATTGCATGAGGCTGGACGATTCTATCTATAATATCCTCACTACGGGAAGAAAACTAGAAATACTACGGTGAAGGATTCAATCCAAGCTGTGAAATCCCCCCGGGCCTCCAACCCCTATCCTTCAATCCTAACTACAGGCCCCTCCTTATCGTCGCTTGAGGTCATTGTAGACCAAGGCCATGCAACAACCaaggacggcgacggcgaggaaaCCTCTCTTGACTCCATTCTCCGTTGCCTTCGATCTCAAGACGgcgccctgatacgtctccgtcgtatctataatttttgattgttccatgccaatattctacaacttttacatacttttggcaactttttatattatttttgggactaacatattgatccagtgctcagtgccagttcctgtttgttgcatgtttttgtttcgcaaaaaatccatatcaaacggagtccaaacggaataaaaactgacggagatttttttggaatatatctgattttgggaagtggaatcatcgcgagacgatgcccgagggggccacgaggcaagggggcgcgcccctgaccctcgtgaacaccccgtaaggcggttgttgcccttctttcgccgcaagaaagctaatatccggataaaaattgtgttcaaatttcaatccaatcggagttacggatctccggatataaaagaaacggtgaaagggcagaatccagaatgcagaaacagagagatagatccaatatcggaggggctctcgcccctcccacgccatggagatcaaggaccagagggagaacccttctcccacctagggaggaggccaaggaagaaggagaaggagggcggctctctccccctcgcttccggtggcgccggaacgccgccggggccatcatcatcaccacgatctacaccaacacctccgtcatcttcaccaacatctccatcaccttcccccatctatttacagcggtccactctcccgcaacctgctgtaccctctacttgaacatggtgctttatgcttcatattattatccaatgatgtgttgccatcctatgatgtctgagtagattttcgttgtcctacggtaattggtgaattgctatgattggtttaatttgcttgtggttatgttgctgtcctttggtgcccatcatatgagcacgcgcgtggatcacaccatagggttagttgtatgttgataggactatgtattggagggcaagagtgacagaaggttcaacctagcatagaaattgatgcatacgggattgaagggggaccaatatatcttaatgctatggttgggttttaccttaatgatcgtTAGTagttgctgaaggaaatatgcactagaggcaataataaagttattatttatttccttatatcatgataaatgtttattattcatgctagaattgtattaaccggaaacttagtacatgtgtgaatacatagacaaacatagtgtcactagtatgcctctacttgactagctcgttaatcgaagatggttgagtttcctagccatggacatgagttgtcatttgattaacgggatcacatcattaggacaatgatgtgattgacttgacccattccgttagcttagcacttgatcgtttagtatgttgctatcgctttcttcatgacttatacatgttcctatgactatgagattatgcaactcccgtttaccggaggaacactttgtgtgctaccaaacgtcacaacgtaactgggtgattataaaggtgctctacaggtgtctccgaaggtacttgttgggttggcgtatttcgagattaggatttgtcactccgattgtcggagaggtatctctgggcccactcggtaatgcacatcactatagccttgcaagcattgtaactaatgagttagttatgggatgatgtattatggaacgagtaaagagacttgccagtaatgagattgaactaggtattgagataccgacgatcgaatctcgggcaagtaacataccggtgacaaagggaacaacgtatgctgttatgtggtttgaccgataaagatcttcgtagaatatgtgggagccaatatgagcatccaggttctgctattggttattgaccggagacatgtctcagtcatgtctacatagttctcgaacccgtagggtccgcgcgcttaaagtttggtgacgatcggtattatgagtttatgtgattagatgtaccgaaggtagttcggagtcccgtatgagatcggggacatgacgaggcgtctcgaaatggttgagacgtaaagatcaatatattggacaactatattcggacatcggaaaggttccgagtgattcgggtattttcggagtaccggggagttacaggaattcaccgggagaagtattgggccttattgggccatacgggaatagaggagagaggccaaaagaaaggaggcgcgcgcccccctctggtccgaattggacaaggggtgcggcctccttttccttctccctctccccctctttccttctctcctactccggaaaggaaaggggaatcctactaggacttaggagtcctagtaggagaccccacacttggcgcgccccctctagggccggcctctccctccctcctttatatacgggggcaggggggcacctctagacacaacaattgatctcttgatctattagccgtgtgcggtgcccccctccaccatattccacctcggtcatatcatagcggtgcttaggcgaagccctgcgtcggtagcaacatcatcaccgtcatcacgccatcgtgctgacggaactctcccgtgaagctctgctggattggagttcgcggacgtcatcgagttgaacgtgtgctgaactcggaggtgtcgtacgttcggtacttggatcggtcggatcgtgaagacgtacgactacatcaactatgttgtgctaacgcttccgctttcggtctacgagggtacgtggacacaatctcccctctcgttgctatacatcaccatgatcttgcgtgtgcgtaggaatttttttgaaattactacgttccccaacaatggcatctgagccaggtttatgcgtacatgttatatgcacgagtagaacacaagtgagttgtgggcgatacaagtcatactgcttaccagcatgtcatactttggttcggcggtattgttggatgaagcggcccggaccggcattaggcgtacgcttacgcgagactggttctaccgacgtgctttgcacacaggtggctggcgggtgtcagtttccccaactttagttgaacgagtgtggctacgcccggtccttgagaagattaaaacaacactaacttgacgaactatcgttgtggttttgatgcgtaggtaagaacggttcttgctcagcccctagcagccacataaaacttgcaacaacaaattagaggacgtctaacttgtttttgcagggcatgttgtgatgtgatatggtcaaggcatgatgctatattttattgtatgagatgatcgtgttttgtaaccgagttatcggcaactggcaggagccatatggttgtcgctttattgtatgcaatgaaatcgccctgtaattgctttactttatcactaagccgtagcgatagtcgtaaaagcaatagttggcgagacgacaacgatgctacgatggagatcaaggtgtcgcaccggtgacgatggtgatcatgatggagcttcgaagatggagaccacaagcacaagatgatgatggccatatcatatcacttatattgattgcatgtgatgtttatcctttatgcatcttattttgctttgattgacggtagcattataagatgatctctcactaaatttcaagataaaagtgttctccctgagtatgcaccattgccaaagttcgtcatgccgagacaccacgtgatgatcgggtgtgataagctctacgttcatctacaacgggtgcaagccagttttgcacacgcagaatactcgggttaaacttgacgagcctagcatatgcagatatggcctcggaacattgagaccgaaaggtcgagcgtgaataatatagtagatatgatcaacatagtgatgttcaccattgaaaactactccatctcacgtgatgatcggacatggtttagttgatttggatcacgtgatcacttagatgattagagggatgtctatctaagtgggagttcttaagtaatatgattaattgaactttaatttatcatgaacttagtcctgatagtatttgcataactatgttgtagatcaatagctcgcgttgttgctccCTGTttatattttgatatgttcctagagaaaactaagttgaaaaatgttagtagcaatgatgcggacttggtccatgatctgaggactaacctcattgctgcacagaagtattatgtccttgctGCACCGCTAGGTAATAGAACTATTgtaggagcaaatgcagacgttatgaacgtttggcaaagctcggtatgatgactacttgatagtttaagtgcaccatgttttacgacttagaacctggacttcaaaaatgttttgaacgccacggagcatataagatgttccaagagttgaaattggtatttcatactcatgcccgtgtcgagaggtatgagacctctgacattactttgcctacaagatggaggagaatagctcaaccagtgagcatgtgctcagattgtctgagtactaca contains:
- the LOC109777205 gene encoding aspartic proteinase nepenthesin-1-like codes for the protein MASGRSLLLWLLLLLPSFAISSASSRGIRLELTHADTRGDFTGIERIRRAADRSHRRVNGLLAAAPPSPASLQSGGADETAAVHASAATYLVDLAIGTPPLPITAVLDTGSDLIWTLCDAPCRKCFPQPTPLYAPAMSATYANVSCRSSLCEALRNPRYHCSAPDPGCAYYFSYGDGTSTDGALATETLTLGSGTTVHGIAFGCGTENLGSTDNSSGVVGMGRGPLSLASQLGITRFSYCFTPFSDKAASPLYLGPSATLSTTAQSTPFAPNPAGGRRSSYYYLTLEGITVGETLLPIDPAVFQLSPMGGGGFIIDSGTTFTALEERAFVVLARAVAARVGLPLASGAHLGLSLCFAAPEGKTEAVDVPRLVFHFDGADMALPRESYVVEDRNAGVACLGMVSMRGMSVLGSLQQQSMHFLYDLEGGVLSFEPAECGKL